One window of Marinomonas primoryensis genomic DNA carries:
- a CDS encoding symmetrical bis(5'-nucleosyl)-tetraphosphatase, protein MATYVIGDLQGCLTPLMQLLEHIQYRADQDKLWFAGDLINRGPESLETLRFIKSLGHNTKVVLGNHDLHLLAVSYGHGKLKRGDTLAEILTAGDRDDLMDWLRQQPLCHYDEQLNTVMTHAGIPPCWDLKKTQTLAKEVEDKLRSDTVDDFFATMYGNTPNQWDDKLTGTDRLRTITNYLTRMRFCDENSKLDLESKEGISTATKGYAAWFNYPTKVPSDCHIVFGHWAALEGNTQQEHVHALDTGCVWGGSLTALRLEDRQRFSTPCTINRKNS, encoded by the coding sequence ATGGCAACCTATGTGATTGGTGACTTACAAGGCTGCTTAACACCTTTAATGCAGCTTTTAGAACACATCCAATATCGTGCAGATCAAGACAAACTTTGGTTTGCGGGTGACCTTATTAACCGAGGACCGGAGTCTCTTGAAACGCTACGCTTTATCAAGTCTCTAGGCCACAATACGAAAGTGGTATTGGGCAACCATGACCTGCATTTATTGGCGGTTTCATATGGTCATGGCAAACTAAAACGAGGCGACACACTTGCAGAAATCCTAACAGCGGGAGATCGTGACGACTTAATGGATTGGCTTCGCCAACAACCTTTGTGCCATTACGACGAGCAACTCAACACCGTCATGACACATGCTGGCATTCCACCTTGTTGGGATTTAAAAAAAACGCAAACGCTCGCCAAAGAGGTCGAAGACAAACTTCGATCCGACACGGTTGATGATTTTTTTGCCACCATGTACGGTAATACGCCAAATCAATGGGACGACAAACTCACAGGCACAGATCGCCTTCGAACGATTACAAATTATCTAACTCGCATGCGCTTTTGTGATGAAAACAGCAAACTCGACTTAGAATCTAAAGAAGGCATAAGTACCGCAACAAAAGGTTATGCCGCTTGGTTTAATTACCCCACTAAAGTTCCTAGTGATTGCCATATCGTTTTTGGACATTGGGCCGCCCTAGAAGGAAATACCCAGCAGGAACATGTTCATGCACTAGACACTGGCTGCGTTTGGGGAGGAAGTTTAACCGCTTTACGCCTAGAAGACAGACAACGCTTTAGTACACCTTGTACAATAAACCGGAAGAATTCATGA
- the rsmA gene encoding 16S rRNA (adenine(1518)-N(6)/adenine(1519)-N(6))-dimethyltransferase RsmA, with the protein MSKQQPHKARKRFGQNFLHDHGVIRHIVASIAPKKGQRLVEIGPGKGALTEGIISITERMDVVELDRDLIPILKVNLFRFPELTVHEADAMKFDFTSLRTEEQAIRVVGNLPYNISTPLIFHLLSQVSAIQDMHFMLQKEVVDRLAARPGDSLYGRLSVMAQYYCSVESLFIVGPESFDPAPKVDSAIVRMTPHKTLPHPVDDIKKLEDMVRTGFQQRRKTLRNNYKGVLDNDDFAALNIDPTLRPERLDVEDFVRITNYVLKKEG; encoded by the coding sequence AGATTTGGTCAAAACTTCCTTCATGACCACGGCGTTATCCGCCATATTGTGGCTTCTATCGCGCCAAAAAAAGGTCAACGTCTCGTTGAGATTGGCCCTGGTAAAGGCGCATTAACAGAAGGCATTATCAGCATCACTGAGCGTATGGACGTGGTTGAGCTTGATCGCGATCTAATCCCTATTCTAAAAGTGAATTTATTCCGTTTTCCTGAACTAACTGTTCATGAAGCCGATGCAATGAAATTTGATTTCACATCACTTCGAACTGAAGAACAGGCTATCCGTGTCGTAGGTAATTTACCCTACAATATTTCGACGCCGCTTATTTTTCACCTACTAAGCCAAGTAAGCGCCATCCAAGACATGCACTTCATGCTACAAAAAGAAGTAGTGGATCGTTTGGCTGCACGCCCAGGCGACAGCCTTTATGGCCGCTTAAGTGTGATGGCTCAGTATTATTGCAGCGTCGAATCTCTCTTTATTGTTGGGCCTGAATCATTCGACCCAGCGCCTAAGGTGGACTCAGCGATTGTAAGAATGACGCCACACAAAACCCTTCCTCATCCCGTTGATGACATCAAAAAGCTGGAAGACATGGTTAGAACAGGCTTTCAGCAACGTAGGAAAACCCTACGCAACAACTATAAAGGGGTACTGGACAACGACGATTTCGCAGCATTGAATATTGACCCAACGCTTCGCCCAGAAAGATTGGATGTAGAAGACTTTGTGCGCATTACCAACTACGTACTAAAAAAGGAAGGGTAA
- the apaG gene encoding Co2+/Mg2+ efflux protein ApaG, producing MQKYDVVVSVRTEYLASQSTPAESRYVFAYHISITNCGSESAKLQTRHWIITDGNEQVQEVKGSGVIGEYPHLEPGESFHYTSGTVMETVVGSMQGSYQFLADDGTGFEAPVRPFTLFVPNKVH from the coding sequence ATGCAAAAGTATGACGTCGTAGTTTCCGTTCGGACCGAATACTTAGCAAGCCAATCTACACCGGCTGAATCACGCTATGTATTTGCTTACCATATTTCTATCACTAACTGCGGATCAGAGTCAGCCAAATTGCAAACACGCCATTGGATAATCACCGATGGCAACGAACAAGTGCAAGAAGTAAAAGGCAGCGGTGTCATTGGCGAATATCCGCACTTAGAACCTGGTGAATCCTTTCACTACACCAGCGGTACCGTGATGGAAACCGTGGTTGGCAGCATGCAAGGCAGCTACCAGTTTTTAGCCGATGACGGTACCGGTTTTGAAGCGCCTGTTCGTCCGTTCACTCTATTCGTTCCAAATAAGGTGCACTGA
- the glpE gene encoding thiosulfate sulfurtransferase GlpE — protein MTYTCIDISDALPIIENNGAIVDIRDLVSFETSHMTNAISLTNDNVQNFIDSAEKSQPIIVCCYHGNSSKGAAEYLASQGFKEVYSLNGGFSQWSAMFPEQCETGN, from the coding sequence ATGACTTATACCTGTATCGACATTTCAGACGCCCTACCGATCATTGAAAATAATGGCGCTATTGTAGACATCCGTGATTTGGTTAGCTTTGAAACGAGCCATATGACCAATGCCATCAGCTTAACTAACGACAACGTACAAAATTTTATTGATAGCGCCGAAAAAAGCCAGCCCATTATTGTTTGCTGCTATCACGGTAACAGCAGTAAGGGAGCGGCAGAGTACCTTGCATCGCAAGGTTTCAAAGAAGTCTATTCCTTAAACGGAGGCTTCAGTCAATGGAGCGCTATGTTCCCAGAGCAGTGCGAAACAGGCAACTAG